From one Trueperella pyogenes genomic stretch:
- a CDS encoding ParB/RepB/Spo0J family partition protein, with product MAEKRRGLGRGLGALFPEEQKEHKSRATDVFFSSPRKDSSEDGETGQSLAKKPGQRNVGRATGKLSETSSTQKNVSRETLKGATEERKKSKLSASGKKTQGKTGDNHQHETGSELLPVPGATFGEIAVNAIVPNMRQPREIFDEDELQELADSIAEVGILQPIVIRPLSAPLEDNPQARYELIMGERRWRASQRAGKKTIPAIVRHTEDSDLLRDALLENLHRANLNALEEAAAYQQLLEDFQCTQEELSRRIARSRPQISNTLRLLKLPPLVQRRVAANVLSAGHARALLGLTDPAVMERLAQRIVAEGMSVRQVEEIVALGEDNLPAQTPGTRRSRYSEELNELANRLSDRFNTRVKVNMGVRKGKIAIEFATIEDLNRILDDLSEENVAVEN from the coding sequence ATGGCAGAGAAAAGAAGAGGACTGGGGCGTGGTCTGGGAGCCCTATTTCCCGAAGAACAAAAAGAACACAAGAGCCGGGCCACGGATGTTTTCTTTAGCTCACCGAGGAAGGATTCATCAGAGGACGGTGAAACTGGACAGTCTTTGGCAAAGAAGCCTGGCCAGCGAAATGTTGGGAGAGCGACAGGAAAACTATCTGAAACATCCTCTACGCAGAAGAATGTTTCACGTGAAACATTGAAGGGTGCCACGGAAGAACGGAAGAAAAGTAAGCTTTCAGCCTCAGGAAAGAAGACTCAGGGGAAAACAGGCGACAATCACCAGCACGAAACAGGCAGTGAACTACTTCCGGTTCCTGGTGCTACCTTCGGCGAGATCGCTGTCAATGCCATTGTTCCGAACATGCGGCAGCCACGTGAAATCTTTGACGAGGACGAGCTTCAAGAGCTGGCAGACTCAATCGCGGAAGTCGGTATTCTCCAACCTATCGTCATCCGCCCACTGAGTGCGCCGCTAGAGGACAACCCACAGGCGCGTTACGAACTCATTATGGGAGAGCGGCGTTGGCGTGCCTCGCAGCGCGCAGGTAAAAAAACTATCCCTGCAATCGTCCGGCACACAGAAGATAGCGATCTGCTCCGCGACGCACTGCTCGAAAACCTACACCGCGCCAATCTCAATGCACTTGAAGAAGCGGCAGCATATCAGCAACTGCTTGAAGATTTTCAATGCACCCAGGAAGAACTGTCGCGGAGAATTGCCCGGTCGCGGCCGCAGATATCGAACACACTTCGCCTTCTCAAACTGCCGCCGCTTGTGCAGCGCCGGGTCGCCGCTAACGTCCTCTCCGCGGGCCACGCACGTGCGTTGCTCGGTTTGACTGATCCTGCTGTGATGGAGAGACTTGCTCAGCGCATCGTCGCTGAAGGAATGTCGGTGCGGCAAGTCGAAGAGATAGTAGCGCTCGGAGAGGATAATCTTCCCGCCCAAACGCCCGGAACTCGCCGCAGCCGTTATTCGGAAGAGCTAAACGAACTTGCCAATAGGCTGTCGGACCGCTTTAACACGCGAGTAAAAGTCAATATGGGCGTGCGAAAAGGAAAGATCGCGATCGAATTCGCGACGATCGAGGATCTCAACCGGATCCTTGACGATCTCTCGGAAGAAAATGTCGCCGTCGAAAACTGA
- the trxB gene encoding thioredoxin-disulfide reductase → MVTEIHDVVIVGSGPAGWTAAIYTARAGLKPVVLAGAVSAGGALMQTTEVENFPGWPEGILGPELMQKFEQQAIRFGADLRYEDATSMKLDGAVKEIVTSEDTYHARTVILALGSEYKKLGLPGEEEFSGKGVSYCATCDGFFFRDHEIAVVGGGDSAVTEAQFLSRFAKTVHVIHRRDELRASQIMSDRLLANEKVQMHWNSVVDSINGDSRLQSLTLRDTVTGETSELPVTGLFVAIGHEPRTAFLEGVTLDDKGYIKVAEPSTATNVPGVFACGDVVDSTYQQAITAAGMGCKAALDAEAYLER, encoded by the coding sequence ATTGTGACTGAGATTCACGACGTCGTCATCGTTGGTTCTGGCCCCGCAGGCTGGACCGCCGCCATCTATACCGCCAGAGCAGGTCTCAAGCCTGTTGTCCTTGCTGGTGCCGTCAGCGCCGGCGGCGCCCTCATGCAGACTACCGAGGTGGAGAATTTCCCTGGCTGGCCCGAAGGTATTCTTGGGCCAGAACTCATGCAGAAGTTTGAGCAGCAGGCCATTCGCTTCGGCGCAGACTTGCGCTATGAGGATGCCACCTCCATGAAACTCGACGGCGCGGTCAAAGAGATCGTCACCAGCGAGGACACTTACCACGCCCGGACCGTCATCCTCGCACTCGGCTCTGAGTACAAAAAGCTCGGCCTTCCTGGTGAGGAGGAGTTTTCCGGCAAAGGCGTCTCATACTGCGCCACCTGCGATGGTTTCTTCTTTAGGGATCACGAGATCGCCGTCGTCGGCGGTGGAGATTCCGCAGTCACAGAGGCACAGTTCCTCTCGCGCTTTGCGAAGACCGTGCACGTCATCCACCGCCGTGATGAGCTGCGCGCCTCGCAGATCATGAGCGATCGCCTGTTGGCAAACGAAAAAGTCCAGATGCATTGGAACAGCGTTGTCGATTCCATCAATGGCGATAGCAGGCTCCAATCCCTGACCTTGCGCGACACCGTCACCGGAGAAACTTCCGAACTCCCTGTCACCGGCCTGTTTGTGGCAATTGGCCATGAGCCACGCACTGCCTTCCTCGAAGGCGTCACCCTCGACGACAAGGGCTACATCAAGGTTGCTGAACCCAGCACAGCCACGAATGTCCCCGGCGTATTCGCCTGTGGCGACGTCGTCGATTCCACCTATCAGCAGGCCATCACCGCAGCCGGTATGGGATGTAAGGCTGCTCTCGACGCCGAAGCATACCTGGAGAGGTAG
- a CDS encoding CCA tRNA nucleotidyltransferase — translation MNQRARLLVQGHRSLSDLPQAILELGSIFARSGYELALVGGPVRDAFLGRAIHDFDFTTSARPDTTMALLHEWGDTVWDIGKEFGTIGAARSGIVVEVTTYRTDTYVPSSRKPEVVYGDTLEGDLTRRDFTVNAMAVRLPQLELVDPCGGLADLIDGVLRTPAPAPQSFDDDPLRIMRACRFASQLDFDLSAEAMRAMSDMAGRLEIVSVERVQAELERLMIGANPRKGLEIMVETGVCDVVLPEFSALRETVDEHGRHKDVYEHTLTVLDRAIALETDAEGPVPGPDFVLRFAAIMHDVGKPATRRFESDGSVSFHAHDIVGAKMTRKRMNHLRFPKAVTKDVSTLVALHLRFHGYGEQKWSDAAVRRYVTDAGPLLERLNRLTRADCTTRNKRKANWLAAGMDDLEARIVELKKQEEIDAIRPDLDGQQIMELLGLCPGREVGQARAYLLNLRMEEGPLGEEEATRRLLAWWAERNTGGNEN, via the coding sequence CTGAATCAGCGTGCCCGGCTTCTCGTCCAGGGACACCGTTCCCTGTCTGATCTGCCTCAGGCAATTCTTGAACTGGGATCTATTTTCGCACGTTCTGGATACGAATTGGCACTCGTTGGAGGTCCGGTTCGCGATGCCTTTCTTGGCCGGGCAATTCATGACTTTGATTTCACGACGTCGGCGCGTCCCGATACGACCATGGCCCTCTTGCACGAGTGGGGCGACACGGTGTGGGATATCGGCAAGGAGTTCGGGACGATCGGTGCCGCCCGCTCCGGGATAGTGGTCGAGGTGACGACCTATCGGACGGATACCTACGTGCCCTCTTCGCGCAAGCCGGAGGTCGTCTACGGCGATACCCTCGAGGGTGATCTGACCCGCCGCGATTTTACGGTCAACGCGATGGCGGTGCGGCTGCCGCAACTCGAGTTGGTCGACCCGTGTGGCGGTTTGGCCGACCTCATCGACGGCGTGCTGCGCACTCCCGCGCCCGCCCCACAATCTTTCGACGACGATCCGTTGCGCATCATGCGTGCCTGCCGCTTTGCCTCCCAGCTGGACTTCGACCTCTCCGCGGAGGCCATGCGCGCGATGAGCGACATGGCCGGCCGCCTCGAGATCGTCTCCGTCGAGCGGGTCCAAGCCGAACTCGAACGCCTCATGATCGGTGCTAATCCGCGCAAGGGGCTTGAGATCATGGTTGAAACGGGTGTGTGCGACGTCGTTCTTCCCGAGTTTTCCGCACTCCGGGAGACGGTCGATGAGCATGGTCGGCACAAGGACGTCTACGAGCACACGCTCACCGTTCTCGACCGTGCGATTGCGCTGGAAACGGACGCCGAGGGTCCCGTCCCCGGCCCGGATTTCGTGCTGCGCTTCGCGGCGATCATGCACGACGTCGGAAAACCGGCGACCCGCCGATTTGAGTCTGATGGATCGGTCTCCTTCCACGCCCACGACATCGTGGGCGCGAAGATGACGCGCAAGCGGATGAACCACCTGCGTTTTCCCAAGGCGGTCACCAAGGACGTGTCCACGCTCGTGGCCCTCCATCTGCGTTTCCACGGATACGGTGAGCAAAAATGGTCGGATGCCGCTGTGCGTCGTTACGTCACCGATGCGGGCCCGCTCCTCGAGCGCCTCAACCGGCTGACCCGCGCCGACTGCACGACGCGCAACAAACGCAAGGCAAACTGGCTGGCTGCGGGCATGGATGACCTCGAGGCGCGCATCGTGGAGCTGAAAAAGCAGGAAGAGATTGACGCGATCCGCCCGGATCTTGACGGCCAGCAGATCATGGAGCTTCTTGGGTTGTGCCCCGGCCGTGAGGTCGGGCAGGCGCGCGCTTACTTGCTGAACCTGCGCATGGAGGAAGGCCCGCTCGGCGAGGAGGAAGCGACTCGGCGTCTGCTGGCGTGGTGGGCTGAGCGAAACACGGGCGGGAACGAGAACTAG
- a CDS encoding D-alanine--D-alanine ligase family protein has protein sequence MTVVVLAGGLTHEREISLHSGRRIAESLRNSGVQVKILDVDAQLLQRLDAVEPDIVWPLVHGSIGEDGSLQDLLVLAGYPFVGSQAFGCRLASDKSVAASVLAQAGLRVPDSLALPQTLFREVGVRNILNLVEQRFDFPLVVKPTQAGSSMGLSIVHNRASLPGAMVDCFAYGDVALIQQHISGREFGVAVADLGEGPRALPPVEVRSSGPYDYDARYNPGRVEYIIDDTPNDVTQSVITLAEDVHRTLGLRHLSRTDIMVDDAGVAWFLDVNIAPGMSETSIFPQAAAALARQQQRSVDDVYLDILTAAAHSADES, from the coding sequence ATGACTGTTGTTGTTCTCGCCGGAGGGCTAACACACGAGCGAGAGATCTCGCTGCATTCCGGCCGCCGCATCGCTGAATCGCTCCGCAACTCCGGCGTGCAAGTAAAGATTCTCGACGTCGATGCCCAGCTTCTCCAGCGTCTCGACGCCGTCGAGCCCGATATCGTCTGGCCACTCGTCCATGGATCTATCGGTGAAGACGGGTCGCTCCAGGATTTACTCGTTCTGGCCGGCTATCCCTTCGTCGGTTCGCAGGCCTTTGGCTGCCGTTTAGCTTCGGATAAATCCGTCGCCGCATCGGTTCTCGCGCAGGCCGGATTACGTGTCCCCGACTCGCTCGCACTGCCGCAGACGCTCTTCCGCGAGGTCGGCGTAAGAAATATTCTCAACCTGGTCGAGCAGCGTTTCGATTTCCCGCTCGTCGTCAAACCGACTCAGGCGGGGTCCTCCATGGGCTTGTCGATCGTTCACAACCGGGCATCTTTACCCGGCGCGATGGTCGATTGCTTCGCATATGGCGACGTCGCCCTCATCCAGCAGCATATCTCCGGGCGCGAATTCGGCGTCGCCGTCGCTGATTTGGGCGAGGGGCCGCGCGCCTTGCCACCCGTGGAAGTACGCTCGAGCGGCCCCTACGATTACGACGCCCGTTACAATCCCGGCCGGGTCGAGTACATCATCGACGACACGCCCAACGACGTCACCCAATCCGTAATTACCCTCGCCGAAGATGTACACCGCACACTCGGCCTGCGCCATCTATCCCGCACGGACATTATGGTTGACGACGCCGGGGTGGCATGGTTCCTCGATGTCAATATCGCGCCTGGAATGAGCGAGACTTCTATTTTCCCTCAGGCCGCAGCCGCGCTCGCGCGGCAGCAGCAGAGATCCGTGGACGACGTTTACCTCGACATCCTCACTGCTGCCGCGCACTCAGCCGACGAATCTTAG
- a CDS encoding DUF6049 family protein — translation MKRILAVLTFVLTLGLLATPALASPNYEPPAVADDSSTAKLRIADVAAPILNPGQDLVVTVEVTNTGAAPLHVSAFDLRAQSSTAISDTSIYRWMKDATPASWVATLPMDRTVAPGATFTTQLTFSRADINWPTESFNWGPRGIEIAVIDTERLLASDRTMVVAAPSAEIVRYPATAVVAVSDAVTKRAHINTLLNTEITPSPAAETQQVTEWDMAGVSLLVDRSLAVQTKHATQLPLPTYDADIAALAALGLEAKARQLGADAVYLPQGSPNETAIEFAQKLGMKVLIPDSSYAPLTNLTYTPSAVTTYGGDTVLATNSTVSEALAGRLSVWTKEAVTLDDLDIRQVSIALSAVHQRQRPNDARPYVVSVPRDASPAAQAAVTAILKAPWVEPTSVSDLLKQEPDATKRFLTAPAGRPTGAITSSEIEHIDFALAKFSSFASIFPDADAKVSAATTASEALYSVAWRLDPSERATHIHAISPTREQLESIAVTTSSTINLISESSALPIQVTNDFDQPVTVTVRLDTPDARLRAPEPVQAQIPASSSTTISVPVEANGSGNLDVDVKLANKDGVLLGSPYMLHVRVRADWESVGTVFVAGLVGVVFLVGLVKSIRDGRRSDPVPPDDFVAAAKQS, via the coding sequence ATGAAGCGAATTCTCGCGGTGCTGACGTTCGTGCTCACACTTGGCCTTCTCGCCACGCCCGCCCTCGCCTCTCCCAATTACGAACCGCCCGCTGTAGCGGATGATTCCTCCACGGCAAAACTGCGCATTGCCGACGTCGCAGCACCAATTCTAAATCCTGGCCAAGACCTCGTCGTCACCGTGGAGGTCACTAATACGGGCGCGGCTCCACTTCATGTGTCCGCCTTCGACCTGCGTGCCCAGTCGTCCACCGCAATTTCCGATACCTCGATCTATCGTTGGATGAAGGATGCCACTCCAGCTAGCTGGGTCGCAACGCTCCCCATGGATCGCACGGTTGCCCCCGGTGCGACATTCACCACGCAACTCACTTTTTCGCGCGCCGATATCAACTGGCCTACCGAGTCTTTCAATTGGGGTCCGCGGGGCATCGAGATCGCGGTTATCGATACCGAGCGGCTGCTCGCTTCCGATCGCACGATGGTCGTGGCAGCCCCTTCTGCTGAAATTGTGCGCTATCCGGCTACCGCCGTCGTCGCCGTGTCGGATGCGGTGACGAAGCGCGCACACATCAACACACTCCTGAACACGGAGATCACTCCTTCCCCGGCCGCCGAAACCCAGCAGGTCACGGAGTGGGATATGGCCGGGGTCAGCCTCCTCGTTGATCGCTCGCTCGCCGTTCAGACGAAGCACGCCACCCAGCTCCCCCTTCCTACCTACGACGCCGACATCGCCGCGCTCGCCGCGCTCGGCCTGGAGGCAAAAGCACGCCAGTTGGGTGCCGACGCGGTCTATCTTCCGCAGGGCTCGCCAAACGAGACCGCAATCGAGTTCGCCCAAAAGCTCGGCATGAAGGTACTCATCCCGGATTCTTCCTATGCACCCCTTACTAACCTCACCTACACGCCGAGTGCCGTCACCACGTACGGTGGCGACACGGTACTGGCCACGAACTCCACCGTGTCTGAAGCACTGGCAGGCCGCCTGTCTGTGTGGACCAAGGAGGCGGTCACGCTTGACGACCTCGACATTCGCCAGGTATCCATCGCCCTATCCGCCGTCCACCAGCGCCAACGTCCCAATGACGCCCGCCCCTACGTGGTGAGCGTTCCGCGCGATGCCAGCCCCGCCGCCCAAGCGGCGGTCACAGCGATCCTCAAGGCGCCGTGGGTCGAGCCTACGAGCGTGAGCGATCTTCTCAAGCAGGAACCGGATGCCACCAAGCGTTTTCTCACTGCCCCCGCTGGCCGTCCCACCGGGGCAATCACGTCCTCCGAGATTGAGCATATTGATTTTGCCCTCGCCAAATTCTCCTCGTTCGCTAGCATCTTCCCTGATGCCGACGCCAAGGTTTCCGCAGCCACCACCGCCTCTGAAGCGCTGTATTCCGTAGCGTGGCGTTTGGACCCCTCCGAGCGCGCCACCCACATTCACGCTATTTCCCCCACCCGCGAGCAGCTCGAATCCATCGCGGTGACGACGTCGTCGACCATCAACCTCATCTCGGAAAGCTCGGCCCTTCCCATTCAGGTGACCAACGACTTTGACCAACCGGTTACCGTCACAGTTCGTCTCGATACACCCGACGCGCGTCTGCGGGCGCCCGAACCGGTCCAGGCGCAAATACCGGCGTCATCGAGTACGACCATTTCTGTACCGGTGGAGGCCAACGGATCGGGAAACTTGGATGTCGATGTGAAACTGGCGAATAAGGACGGCGTCCTCCTCGGTTCCCCATATATGTTGCATGTTCGTGTGCGCGCAGATTGGGAAAGCGTCGGCACGGTCTTCGTGGCCGGGCTGGTCGGCGTCGTATTCCTCGTTGGTCTTGTGAAGTCAATTCGGGACGGGCGTCGTTCCGATCCCGTCCCACCCGATGACTTCGTTGCCGCAGCAAAGCAATCATGA
- a CDS encoding MFS transporter, with the protein MDGSRQADFGLVEQLRQCARYPKYRKLLAIRLVSQTGDGVFQAGLATLFFFSPQNAATAVGVAMAFAVLLLPFTVVGPFAGTLLDRWSRRQVLFVSNVVRTGLALVLAVLIFLIPTHWVIYILALVTLGVNRFLLSGLSAGQPHTLPMYLLVMANSITPTLGSVAAGIGAGIGVLLGLISAESIRHTAALVLAALIFALAALLALRLERGELGPDDRPGTTLGQDLASVVWRMWDGVVYLTRRGTPMYALGVMATHRFLYGVNFIALLLICRNLLSDPADAATGLATFALVAGVSMVGNGLAIVATPTMYQWVFPAQWIMICLGISGISQVLMVYTFEPPLLYVSAILLGLGVQGAKIAVDTIVQADTADVFRGRAFSLYDMMYNAAFVGAAVLAALVLPDTGWSAVVFISLTGIYVLLGAWYWVKGSKVGFTPRA; encoded by the coding sequence GTGGACGGTTCACGGCAAGCCGACTTCGGTCTAGTCGAGCAACTTCGCCAGTGTGCGCGCTACCCGAAGTATCGCAAGCTCCTGGCGATCCGCCTCGTCTCTCAGACTGGCGACGGTGTTTTCCAGGCTGGACTGGCAACCCTGTTTTTCTTCAGCCCACAAAACGCGGCGACCGCCGTGGGCGTGGCAATGGCATTCGCCGTACTGCTGTTGCCCTTCACGGTTGTCGGGCCATTCGCTGGCACCCTGCTCGATCGGTGGAGTCGGCGCCAGGTGCTCTTCGTGTCCAACGTGGTGCGCACGGGGCTCGCCCTGGTATTGGCGGTGCTCATCTTCCTCATCCCCACGCACTGGGTGATTTACATTCTCGCGCTGGTGACCCTTGGCGTGAATCGTTTCTTGCTCTCGGGCCTGTCTGCTGGTCAGCCGCACACCCTGCCCATGTACCTGCTCGTCATGGCCAATTCCATCACTCCGACGCTGGGCTCGGTGGCGGCGGGCATTGGAGCGGGAATTGGGGTGCTGCTGGGCCTGATCTCGGCAGAATCGATCCGCCACACTGCCGCCTTGGTGTTGGCTGCGCTCATCTTCGCGCTGGCCGCACTGCTTGCCCTCCGCCTTGAGCGGGGCGAACTTGGCCCAGACGATCGACCAGGCACCACCTTGGGCCAAGACCTGGCGAGCGTCGTGTGGCGGATGTGGGACGGCGTCGTGTATCTCACCCGCCGCGGAACACCGATGTATGCGCTCGGCGTCATGGCGACACACCGGTTCCTCTACGGAGTCAATTTCATCGCGCTCCTGCTTATCTGCCGCAATCTGCTCTCCGATCCTGCCGACGCCGCCACCGGGCTGGCAACGTTCGCGCTGGTGGCGGGCGTGTCTATGGTGGGAAATGGACTCGCGATCGTCGCGACACCGACGATGTACCAGTGGGTCTTTCCCGCCCAATGGATCATGATCTGCCTAGGCATTTCGGGTATTTCACAGGTCCTCATGGTGTATACGTTTGAGCCACCGCTGCTGTACGTGTCGGCCATCCTGCTGGGGCTCGGCGTGCAAGGTGCGAAGATCGCCGTGGACACTATCGTGCAGGCGGATACCGCAGATGTGTTCCGCGGGCGAGCCTTCTCCCTCTACGACATGATGTACAACGCCGCCTTTGTGGGGGCAGCGGTGCTTGCAGCGCTCGTCCTGCCCGACACCGGTTGGTCCGCGGTGGTCTTCATTTCGCTGACCGGAATTTACGTGCTCCTCGGCGCGTGGTACTGGGTAAAGGGGAGCAAGGTGGGATTCACGCCGCGCGCGTAA
- a CDS encoding NUDIX hydrolase, which yields MSRRFPAPPPPGSRRRRPLVHPRRFNLPVVNETSAGGVIVSVYRGNAYVAVIARRNRGGRLEWCLPKGHLEGAETAEQAAVREISEETGIFGRVLTHLASIDYWFSSPDHRVHKVVHHFLLEALSGELTVDNDPDHEAEKVEWVRIDKVASRLAYPNERRIIGMARELLYGEV from the coding sequence ATGTCGAGAAGATTCCCGGCCCCGCCACCCCCGGGGTCGCGCCGCAGACGACCGCTGGTCCACCCCCGGCGGTTCAACCTGCCGGTCGTCAACGAGACGTCCGCGGGCGGCGTCATCGTATCGGTGTATCGCGGCAATGCCTACGTAGCCGTGATCGCGCGGCGTAACCGCGGCGGGCGGCTTGAGTGGTGTCTGCCCAAGGGGCACCTCGAAGGTGCCGAGACGGCCGAGCAGGCCGCAGTTCGTGAAATCAGCGAGGAAACCGGTATTTTCGGCCGCGTCCTCACTCATCTGGCTTCCATAGATTACTGGTTTTCCAGCCCCGATCACCGCGTTCACAAAGTTGTCCACCATTTTCTCCTCGAAGCGCTCTCCGGTGAGCTGACTGTGGACAACGATCCCGATCATGAGGCTGAGAAAGTAGAGTGGGTACGGATTGACAAGGTGGCTTCTCGGTTGGCCTACCCAAACGAGCGCCGCATTATTGGAATGGCTCGCGAATTGTTGTACGGGGAGGTCTAA
- a CDS encoding aminotransferase-like domain-containing protein, translating into MNEKIASKLAATGSGTRLDPWFDRYADRALGMRQSETRSLFAVANRPEVVSLAGGMPNIEGLPLDFLADMSAKLVRERGPQLLQYGGGQGEEELREMIVEVMRPEGIRAHPDDVVVTTGSQQALDLITQIFINPGDVIVAEAPSYVGALGVFRAYQANVVHVPLDKDGLIPQALEETLTKLANEGREVKFLYTVPNFHNPAGVSMSLERRPQIVEICKRHRVLILEDNPYGMLGFDNQTMPPLQILNPDGVVYLGSFSKTFAPGYRVGWALASHAVTQRLVLANENAVLSPTKMGQLSIAEYLRSYDWMSQITSYRTMYRERRDAMNAALENHLPQCSWNVPEGGFYTWVKVPEGIDAKAMLPRATTNLVAYVSGTAFYADGQGSDHMRLSFCFPTPERIEEGVRRLSTVLKAELDTVTMFGNPNRHTDTGVETPNSNLR; encoded by the coding sequence ATGAACGAGAAAATCGCGAGCAAACTTGCCGCTACGGGGTCGGGAACCCGCTTAGATCCGTGGTTTGATCGTTATGCAGACCGGGCGCTCGGTATGCGGCAGTCGGAGACCCGTTCGCTGTTTGCCGTGGCGAACCGACCCGAGGTCGTCTCCCTCGCCGGCGGCATGCCCAATATCGAGGGCTTGCCGCTCGACTTCCTCGCCGACATGTCCGCCAAGCTCGTCCGTGAGCGCGGCCCACAACTTCTCCAGTACGGCGGTGGCCAAGGAGAAGAAGAACTGCGCGAGATGATCGTCGAGGTCATGCGCCCGGAGGGGATCCGCGCGCATCCCGACGACGTCGTTGTCACCACCGGTTCGCAACAGGCTCTCGACCTCATCACCCAGATTTTTATCAATCCCGGCGATGTCATCGTGGCAGAAGCTCCGAGCTATGTGGGCGCCCTCGGCGTGTTCCGCGCATATCAGGCCAACGTCGTGCACGTTCCGCTCGACAAGGACGGCCTCATTCCACAAGCGCTTGAGGAGACACTGACTAAGCTCGCCAACGAAGGCCGCGAGGTTAAGTTCCTCTATACCGTTCCAAACTTCCATAATCCGGCCGGTGTCTCGATGTCGTTGGAGCGCCGGCCCCAGATCGTGGAGATTTGCAAACGCCATCGCGTGCTCATCCTGGAGGACAACCCGTACGGCATGCTCGGCTTCGATAACCAGACCATGCCGCCTCTTCAGATCCTCAACCCCGACGGCGTCGTCTACCTTGGCTCTTTCTCCAAGACTTTCGCGCCGGGTTATCGCGTCGGTTGGGCATTGGCTTCCCATGCGGTGACCCAACGTCTCGTTCTCGCCAACGAAAATGCGGTACTTTCCCCGACAAAGATGGGGCAGCTGTCCATCGCCGAGTACCTTCGCAGCTACGATTGGATGAGCCAGATCACATCGTATCGGACGATGTATCGCGAGCGGCGCGACGCGATGAATGCCGCATTAGAGAACCATCTGCCGCAGTGTTCATGGAATGTGCCCGAGGGAGGCTTTTACACCTGGGTGAAAGTTCCTGAAGGAATTGATGCTAAAGCTATGCTCCCGCGTGCCACAACCAACCTTGTAGCCTATGTTTCCGGCACTGCTTTCTATGCGGATGGTCAAGGAAGTGACCACATGCGACTGTCTTTCTGCTTCCCAACCCCGGAGCGCATCGAGGAGGGTGTTCGCCGCCTCTCCACTGTCCTCAAAGCCGAGCTTGACACCGTCACGATGTTCGGCAACCCCAATCGCCACACTGACACCGGCGTTGAAACGCCCAATTCGAATCTGAGGTAG
- a CDS encoding AI-2E family transporter yields MTNADLPRDLSPESDARSTQPPAQVPETRDSETSSLMILVALALLTVTGIGLHFISSVFTPIFLALTLVLAVRPIGQWMIKYGLPAWLAGSVVVAVLVLIIFGLLGITILLLTPVPQTLMNYSINFENTMRQTNEWLNQFGFESVNLSNFFDQINFNSVIGLAWELVDRLSSVGGLIMIVGVAAFFITFDTTTTASRKMLINKRHANIGQALSDFERRVRSYWVVSTFFGFIVAVVDGFALQVMGIPLAWTWAYWAFITNYIPNIGFIIGVIPPMAMALLDQGWQSMVWVLVLYSLINVAIQTFIQPKFTGDVVGLSPSVTFISLVVWTVVVGILGSLLAVPLTLFFKALLVDSDPRARWLDAYLISEKHAERKEQEGAYAIPGDTKPRGVRRKMRLARTKRPKN; encoded by the coding sequence ATGACGAACGCCGATCTGCCCCGCGACCTCTCGCCAGAATCTGATGCGCGAAGCACACAGCCTCCCGCGCAGGTTCCGGAAACTAGGGACAGCGAAACGAGTAGTTTGATGATCCTCGTAGCGCTGGCCCTCCTGACCGTGACCGGAATTGGGTTACACTTCATCTCCTCGGTATTCACCCCGATCTTCCTCGCGCTCACACTCGTGTTGGCCGTGCGCCCGATCGGCCAGTGGATGATCAAATACGGCCTGCCGGCGTGGCTTGCCGGTTCCGTCGTCGTCGCCGTTCTAGTGCTCATCATCTTCGGATTGCTCGGCATCACCATCTTGCTCTTGACGCCGGTGCCGCAAACCCTCATGAACTACTCGATCAACTTTGAAAATACGATGCGGCAGACGAACGAATGGCTCAACCAGTTCGGCTTTGAGAGTGTGAACCTGTCGAATTTCTTTGACCAGATCAACTTCAATTCCGTCATTGGACTCGCGTGGGAGCTCGTAGACCGGCTGTCCTCAGTAGGCGGCCTCATCATGATCGTGGGCGTAGCTGCGTTTTTCATCACATTTGATACCACGACGACGGCCAGCAGGAAGATGCTCATCAACAAGCGCCACGCCAACATCGGCCAGGCGTTGTCCGATTTTGAAAGGCGCGTGCGTTCCTACTGGGTGGTCTCCACGTTCTTCGGCTTCATCGTCGCCGTCGTCGATGGTTTCGCCCTGCAGGTCATGGGAATCCCCTTGGCGTGGACATGGGCCTACTGGGCATTCATCACCAACTACATCCCCAATATCGGCTTCATCATTGGTGTTATTCCGCCCATGGCGATGGCGCTCCTCGATCAGGGCTGGCAGTCGATGGTGTGGGTGCTTGTGCTGTACTCGTTGATCAACGTCGCGATTCAGACCTTCATCCAGCCCAAGTTCACTGGTGACGTCGTGGGTCTGTCCCCATCCGTCACCTTCATCTCGCTGGTGGTGTGGACGGTCGTCGTGGGAATTCTAGGTTCCCTGCTCGCGGTGCCCCTCACCCTGTTCTTTAAGGCATTATTAGTAGATTCCGACCCACGCGCACGTTGGCTCGACGCCTATCTCATCTCCGAGAAACACGCCGAACGCAAGGAACAAGAGGGCGCATACGCCATTCCTGGGGACACCAAGCCGCGGGGAGTCCGGCGAAAAATGCGTCTGGCCAGAACGAAGCGTCCGAAGAACTGA